One genomic window of Eptesicus fuscus isolate TK198812 chromosome 6, DD_ASM_mEF_20220401, whole genome shotgun sequence includes the following:
- the LOC114231388 gene encoding serine/threonine-protein kinase MARK2-like produces the protein MEHVSGGDLLEYLENYGQMNEGEARTVFRQVVSAVQYCHQRGIVHRDLKPGNILIDSDMTIKLADFGFSREVSDDKQRTFCGTICYSAPEILQRHTYDGRKTDVWSLGVVLYRMLTGVVPFEGDSIVNVKRQILSGHFPVPCFMSREVQKLLRKLLTVDPSQRPTLEDVMKDPWLNKGQEETLRPYSELPWGDLDPQVTEMMQSLGFKQDDIQESVAQRKFDSAMGTYLILRMMKTKMPGRTIRVRPYPSPDTSSMSSSQEVGQPFDEKTKEPSVPPNCLRLRVTTLPPNLETMTTTPPEHSTDAPSADLQLGSAGSPSTQSSSSTSSGGGDPEGAIYESCLAWQEMARRAYEFFLRFTCCGLSTKKEHLKRTEVKPV, from the coding sequence ATGGAGCATGTGAGCGGAGGGGACTTACTTGAGTACTTGGAGAACTATGGCCAAATGAATGAGGGAGAAGCCCGCACCGTGTTCCGGCAGGTAGTATCCGCGGTCCAGTACTGCCACCAGAGGGGCATCGTCCACAGGGACTTGAAGCCAGGCAACATTCTCATAGACAGTGATATGACAATTAAATTAGCAGACTTTGGCTTCAGTAGGGAAGTGAGCGACGATAAACAGAGGACCTTCTGTGGCACCATCTGCTATTCGGCCCCAGAGATCTTGCAGCGTCATACCTATGATGGCCGAAAAACGGATGTATGGAGCCTGGGGGTGGTCTTGTACAGGATGCTGACAGGGGTGGTGCCGTTTGAGGGGGACAGCATTGTGAACGTGAAGAGGCAGATACTAAGTGGACATTTCCCTGTACCATGCTTTATGTCAAGGGAGGTTcaaaaacttttaagaaaattacTCACTGTCGACCCTAGCCAAAGACCGACCCTGGAAGATGTAATGAAGGACCCCTGGCTCAACAAGGGCCAGGAGGAGACGCTGAGGCCATACAGCGAGCTGCCCTGGGGTGACTTGGACCCCCAGGTAACAGAAATGATGCAGAGCCTCGGCTTTAAGCAGGATGACATCCAGGAGTCAGTAGCACAAAGAAAATTTGACAGTGCTATGGGCACATACCTGATCCTCAGAATGATGAAAACCAAGATGCCAGGCCGCACCATCAGGGTAAGGCCCTATCCCTCCCCTGACACCAGTAGCATGTCCTCAAGCCAAGAGGTTGGTCAGCCATTTGATGAGAAGACCAAAGAACCTTCtgttcccccaaactgcctgaGGTTGAGGGTAACCACTCTCCCACCCAACCTGGAAACCATGACCACCACTCCCCCAGAGCACAGTACAGACGCCCCCAGCGCAGACCTCCAGCTTGGCTCTGCgggctccccctccacccagagcagcagcagcaccagcagcggcGGTGGAGACCCAGAGGGAGCCATCTATGAAAGCTGCCTGGCTTGGCAGGAGATGGCTAGGAGGGCCTACGAGTTTTTCTTAAGATTCACATGCTGCGGGCTATCCACCAAGAAGGAACATCTTAAAAGAACAGAAGTCAAACCGGTGTGA